The DNA segment CCCGTTCGCGCCAGTCGTCGGGGAGCAGGTGGTCCAGCACGTCGTCGACGGACACCGCGCCGAGCAGGTGGTTCTCCTCGTCGACGACCGGGCCGCAGACGAGATTGTAGGCCGCGAAGTACCGCGTCACGGCGCCGAGCGAATCCTGCGGCGTCAGGCTCGGCAGGTCGGTGTCGAGGATCCCGCTGACCAGCGTGGCGGGCGGTTCGCGCAGCAGCCGCTGCAGATGTACGCACCCGAGGTAGTGACCGGTGGGTGTCGCCGTGGGCGGGCGGGCGACGAACGCCAGCGACGCCAGCGCGGGCGTCAGGTCGGGGTCGCGCACCCGGGCCAGCGCCTCGGCGACGGTGACGTCGGGGGCGAGCACCACCGGTTCGGAGGTCATCAGGCCGCCGGCGGTGTCGGGGGAGTGGCTCAGCAACCGGCGCACGTCCTCGGAGTCCTCGGGATCCATCCGGCGCAGCAGCGTCTCGGCGTCGGCGGGGGTCATGGACCCCAGCAGATCGGCGGCGTCGTCGGGATCCATCGCCTCGAGCACGTCGGCGGCGCGGTCGGTCTTCATCTGCCGCAGCACGTCGGCCTGATCGTCCATCGGCAGTTCCTGCAGCACGTCGGCGAGCCGTTCGTCGTCGAGCGCGTTGACCACCTCGTAGCGGCGTTTGGCGGGCAGCTCCCGGATCGCCTCGGCCACCTCCACCGCCCGCTGCCCCTCGAACTGCTCGAGCAGTGAGGCCACCCCCTGGTCGGGCATCGCCAGACCGGACGGCGTGAGCCCGTGCACGTGGTGCCATTCGACGATGTGGATGTTGGAGCGCCGCCCCAGCCGGCGCTGGGTGCGCACCGCGACGCGGGTCACCAGCCAGTCGCGGGTCCGGCTCTGCTCGATGCCGAGATCGACCACCACGACGTCGATTCCGGCGAGCTGCGCCAGGTCGGGATCGTCCACGCGCACCCGGGTCTCGAGCACCTGGCCGACCACCAGGACCTCACCGGGGCGTTGGACGAACTTGCGCAGCGACACGTTCGCAGTGGTGAGCGTGACCGCACTCGGCTCGATCGCGGTGACCCGCAGAATCGGCACGAAAATCCTTCGGCGGCTGAGCAATTCGACGACGAGACCGAGCACGCGTGGCTGCTGGCGCACGATGCTGATGCTGATCACCACATCGCGCACGCGACCGATCGACTCGCCGTCGGGGCCGAGCACCACCATTCCCGCGAGCCGCGCTGCGTAGACCCTGTTCACCGCCGCCATGACTCAAAGGGTAGAGAGTAGAGCCGTGACACACGCGCCTCGACCCCGCGAACTCGACGAATCCGCCCGGCCGCGCCGGACCTGCCTGTCGGTGCCCGGCAGCAGCGCCAAGATGATCGAGAAGGCAAAGGGTTTGCCGGCCGACGAGGTGTTCCTGGACCTGGAGGACGCGGTGGCGCCCGACGCCAAGGCCGAGGCGCGCACCCGGGTGGCGGTGGCGCTGGCCGAATCCGGTTGGGCCGGACAGCTACGCGGCGTGCGGGTCAACGACTGGACGACGCCGTGGACCTACGCCGACGTCATCGAGGTGGTGTCGACCGCCGGTGCCGACCTGGACATCATCGTGTTGCCAAAGGTCACCGACGTCTCGCACATCCACGCGCTCGATCTGCTGCTCACCCAGCTGGAGACGACACACGGTCTGCCCGTCGGCCGGATCGGGATCGAGGCGCAGATCGAGAACGCCCAGGGATTGACCAACATCGACGCAATCGCCGCGGCGCCGCGGGTGAGGGCGCTGGTGCTCGGGCCCGCGGATCTGATGGCCAGCCTCAACATGCGGACCCTGGTCGTCGGCGAACAACCCGAGGGTTACGACGTCGGCGACGCCTATCACCACATCCTCATGCGCATCCTCATCGCCGCCCGTACCCACGGCGTGCTCGCGATCGACGGACCGTTCCTCAAGGTGCGCGACGTCGAGGCCTTCCGCCGGGTGGCGGGCCGCTCGGCCGCGCTCGGCTTCGACGGCAAGTGGGTGCTGCACCCGGATCAGATCACCGCGGGCAACGAGATCTTCAGCCCGCGCCAACAGGACTACGACCACGCGGAGTTGATCCTCGAGGCCTACGAGTGGCACACCTCGCGCGCCGGCGGCGCCCGCGGTGCGGTGATGCTGGGCGACGAGATGATCGACGAGGCCAGCCGCAAGATGGCGCTGGTGATCGCGGCCAAGGGGCGCGCGGCGGGGATGAGCCGCCAGGGCGAGCCGTTCCGGCCGCCGAGTTGAGCCGACTGACCGTCAGACGTTCATGAAGACGACGGTCATCACCAGGCTCGCGAGCAGCGACACGGCGCCGACGGCGATGCCCGCGATGGCCAGTCCCTGGCCCTCTTCCTGCGACTGCTTGATCTGGTTGAGGCTGACGAGGCCGAGCGCGATGCCGACCACCGAGCCGATGCAGCAGATGAAGCCGACCAGCGACGCGACCAGCGACCAGATGGCCAGCGCGTTGGTCTTCGGCGCGGCGCTGTAGCCGCCGCCGTAGGGCGGATAGCCGGGCGGCGGAGGGGGATACCCGCCGGGCGCCTCGTACGGGGTCCCGAACGAGCCGTAGGGCGGGTAACCGGGCGGCGGAGGCGGATACCCCGGCTGCTGGTAGCCCGGCTGCGGGTAGCCCGGCTGCTGATAGCCCGGCTGGTCGAATCCCGGAGGAGGCGGCGGATAGTCGGACGGCTGGCCGTAGGCCGGGACCTCGTAACCGCCTGCGGGTGGTTCGGTGCCGCCCGAACCGGACTCCGCTGGTGACGAGTGCTCGGGGTCTCGGTCCGGATTCGTCATGACCTCAACCTAGCGCACGCGGGGGTCGTCGGGCAGGCACCCGAAGCGGGCA comes from the Mycolicibacterium litorale genome and includes:
- a CDS encoding magnesium transporter MgtE N-terminal domain-containing protein codes for the protein MAAVNRVYAARLAGMVVLGPDGESIGRVRDVVISISIVRQQPRVLGLVVELLSRRRIFVPILRVTAIEPSAVTLTTANVSLRKFVQRPGEVLVVGQVLETRVRVDDPDLAQLAGIDVVVVDLGIEQSRTRDWLVTRVAVRTQRRLGRRSNIHIVEWHHVHGLTPSGLAMPDQGVASLLEQFEGQRAVEVAEAIRELPAKRRYEVVNALDDERLADVLQELPMDDQADVLRQMKTDRAADVLEAMDPDDAADLLGSMTPADAETLLRRMDPEDSEDVRRLLSHSPDTAGGLMTSEPVVLAPDVTVAEALARVRDPDLTPALASLAFVARPPTATPTGHYLGCVHLQRLLREPPATLVSGILDTDLPSLTPQDSLGAVTRYFAAYNLVCGPVVDEENHLLGAVSVDDVLDHLLPDDWRERVEEPELTGTEGTS
- a CDS encoding HpcH/HpaI aldolase/citrate lyase family protein → MIEKAKGLPADEVFLDLEDAVAPDAKAEARTRVAVALAESGWAGQLRGVRVNDWTTPWTYADVIEVVSTAGADLDIIVLPKVTDVSHIHALDLLLTQLETTHGLPVGRIGIEAQIENAQGLTNIDAIAAAPRVRALVLGPADLMASLNMRTLVVGEQPEGYDVGDAYHHILMRILIAARTHGVLAIDGPFLKVRDVEAFRRVAGRSAALGFDGKWVLHPDQITAGNEIFSPRQQDYDHAELILEAYEWHTSRAGGARGAVMLGDEMIDEASRKMALVIAAKGRAAGMSRQGEPFRPPS
- a CDS encoding DUF4190 domain-containing protein — encoded protein: MTNPDRDPEHSSPAESGSGGTEPPAGGYEVPAYGQPSDYPPPPPGFDQPGYQQPGYPQPGYQQPGYPPPPPGYPPYGSFGTPYEAPGGYPPPPPGYPPYGGGYSAAPKTNALAIWSLVASLVGFICCIGSVVGIALGLVSLNQIKQSQEEGQGLAIAGIAVGAVSLLASLVMTVVFMNV